TGCGCCAGCGACTGCCGCGCCGCTTCGGGCAGCCCGGCCAGCATCGGGGTATCGAAGATACCGGGCGCGATCGCCACCACGCGGATGCCATGCCGCGCCAGCTCGCGCGCCAGCGGCAGGGTCATGCCGGCCACGCCGGCCTTGGAGGCAGCATAGGCCGGCTGGCCGATCTGCCCCTCAAAGGCGGCGACCGAGGCGGTCATGACGATCACGCCACGCTCGCCGTCGGGACCGCGCGGCGCGTTCTCGGCCATGGCTGCCGCCGCCAGCCGCACAACGTTGAAGGTGCCTACCAGGTTGACCTGGATCACCCGCGTGAACAGGTCGAGCGCGTGCGGCCCGTTGCGCCCCAGCAGCTTCTCGGCCACACCGATACCGGCGCAGCAGATCGCGCCATGCACCGCGCCGAAGTGTTCGCGCGCCGCCGCGATCGCCGCGCCCACCTCCGCCTCGGCGGTGACATCCATACGCACAAAGCGGGCCGCCGCGCCCAGCTCGTCGGCCAGCGCCGCGCCCGCCGGCTGATTGACATCGCCGATGATCACCCGGGCGCCGCCGGCCACCAGCCGCCGCGCCGTGGCCGCGCCCAGGCCGGAGGCGGCCCCACTGATCACAAAGGTTGCGTCACGCAGCTCCACACCTGTGCCTCCTCGCTAAGCATCCGCCGCGATGCGTTCGATAATCGTCGCGTTGGCCATGCCGCCGCCCTCGCAGATCGTCGCCAGGCCGTAGCGCCCGCCGCGCCGCTCCAGCTCATGCAGCAGCGTGGTCATGATCCGCGCGCCGGACGCGCCCAGGGGGTGACCCAGCGCAATCGCGCCGCCGTTGACGTTGACGCGCGCCGGGTCAGCGCCCAGCGCGCGCTGCCAGGCCAACACCACCGAAGCAAAGGCCTCGTTGACCTCGCAGAGGTCGATCGACTCCAGTGGCAAGCCGGCGCGTTGCAGCGCGCATTGGGTCGCAGGGATTGGGCCGGTCAGCATCGTGACCGGATCGACGCCGGCCAGCGCGAAGCTGACGAAGCGCGCACGAGGACGTAGCCCCAGGGCCCGCGCCCGCTCGACGCTGGCGATCAGCACCGCACTGGCGCCATCCGAGATCTGGCTGGCGTTGCCGGCGGTGATCAGCTCCAGATGGGCAAAGGCCGGCGGCAGAGCCGCCATCTTCTCCGGCGAGGTATCGTGGCGCACGCCCTCGTCGGCGCTGACGCAGCGGCCATCCGGCAGGCGCACCGGCACGATCTCGTTCGCAAAACGGCCATCGCGCTGGGCGGCGGCAGCGCGGCGATGACTTTCCAGGCCGTAGGCATCCAGCGCGGCGCGACTCAGCGCCCAGCGCCGCGCCACCAGCTCCGCCGCCAGCGCCTGGTCGAACCAGCCGCGCTCCAGGCCGTAGCGTCGACGCAGCCCCTCGCTCAACGGCGTGCCGGGACCGTTCTGCACCGTACACAGGATCGGCACGCGCGTCATCGACTCGACGCCACCGGCGATCACCAGGTCGTAGGCGCCGGCGATCACACCCTGCGCCGCGAAGTGGATCGCCTGCAGGCTCGACCCGCACTGCCGGTCGATGGTCGTGGCCGGCACGCTTTCGGGCAGCCCGGCGGCCAGCCAGGCGTTGCGCGCGATGTTGGCCGCTTGCTCGCCCACCTGATCGACACAGCCGATGATCACGTCATCGACCTGGGCCGGATCGATGCCCGTGCGCTCGATCAGCGTCACCAACAGTCCGCCCAGCAGCTCGACGGGATGAACTTCGCGCAGCGCGCCGCCGCGTTTGCCGATCGGCGTGCGCAGCGCCGCAACAATCACCGCGTCGCGCATCAGCCTTGCTCCTGTGGGTGGGGCGCCGGTTCCAGCAGCTCCTCGGCGGGCCCGCTGCCCGGCAGCCGGTAGTCGCGGAAGCGCTCGCGCAGCGCCGACTTGAGGAACTTGCCGGTCGAGGTGCGCGGAATGGCATCCACAAACTCAAAGGCATCCGGCAGCCACCAGCGGGCGAAGCGCTCGGCCAGATAGGCGCGCAGCTCCTCGGCGGTCGCCTGCTGGCCCGCCTTGAGCACCACCACCGCCAGGGGTCGCTCCTGCCACTTGGGATGCGCCACGGCGATCACCGCGGCTTCCGCCACGGCGGGGTGGCCCATCAGCGCATTTTCGAGATCGACCGAGCTGATCCACTCGCCGCCGGACTTGATCAGGTCTTTGGTGCGATCGGTGATCTTGACATAGCCGCGCGGATCGATGGTCACCACATCGCCGGTGCGGAACCAGCCGTCCTCGGTGAATTTATCGTCGCCTTCGGGGGCGTTGTAATAGGCGCTGGCGACCCACGGCCCGCGCACCTCGAGCTCGCCCATGCTCGTGCCGTCCCAGGGCACGAAACCGGCATCACCGCGCGCGCGGATCTCGATAAACGGCAGGGGCCGACCCTGCAGCGCGCGGTAGGCGTACTGCGTGTCGGGCGGCGCGTCGAGCAGGTCGGGCGCCAGGTGCGAGACGGTTCCGACCGGCGACA
This is a stretch of genomic DNA from Kallotenue papyrolyticum. It encodes these proteins:
- a CDS encoding thiolase family protein, producing MRDAVIVAALRTPIGKRGGALREVHPVELLGGLLVTLIERTGIDPAQVDDVIIGCVDQVGEQAANIARNAWLAAGLPESVPATTIDRQCGSSLQAIHFAAQGVIAGAYDLVIAGGVESMTRVPILCTVQNGPGTPLSEGLRRRYGLERGWFDQALAAELVARRWALSRAALDAYGLESHRRAAAAQRDGRFANEIVPVRLPDGRCVSADEGVRHDTSPEKMAALPPAFAHLELITAGNASQISDGASAVLIASVERARALGLRPRARFVSFALAGVDPVTMLTGPIPATQCALQRAGLPLESIDLCEVNEAFASVVLAWQRALGADPARVNVNGGAIALGHPLGASGARIMTTLLHELERRGGRYGLATICEGGGMANATIIERIAADA
- a CDS encoding SDR family NAD(P)-dependent oxidoreductase gives rise to the protein MELRDATFVISGAASGLGAATARRLVAGGARVIIGDVNQPAGAALADELGAAARFVRMDVTAEAEVGAAIAAAREHFGAVHGAICCAGIGVAEKLLGRNGPHALDLFTRVIQVNLVGTFNVVRLAAAAMAENAPRGPDGERGVIVMTASVAAFEGQIGQPAYAASKAGVAGMTLPLARELARHGIRVVAIAPGIFDTPMLAGLPEAARQSLAQQVPFPSRLGQPAEYAALVQHIIENPMLNGTVVRLDGALRMAPR